One window of Papaver somniferum cultivar HN1 chromosome 9, ASM357369v1, whole genome shotgun sequence genomic DNA carries:
- the LOC113313367 gene encoding phosphatidylinositol 4-phosphate 5-kinase 6-like, giving the protein MKREQLGVKAWEATVRKTQAAAKKRVSGFFTSTPVSQSDDEEGNGTPVTSSNNASDTYHAERFLSNGDFYTGQLSDNYPHGTGKYLWIDGCMYMGEWFRGKTMGRGKFSWPSGATYEGEFKTGYMDGKGTYTSPAGDTYRGSWVMNLKHGQGTKHYSNGDLYDGEWRRGSQDGNGRYQWKDGAHYVGKWKNGAISGTGSFIWSNGNRYDGSWDEGVPKGNGTYRWADGSFYVGVWSKDPSEQSGTFYPSPTGTTDGDPDWDPQELYNELSDYTVCPTEKITILPSQKVINWSATEVDLLQKQGGGWRVSKGGDSSGNPRRNSVDGRGMPSTTSESPYGRMSASDIELIMRNSVDGSSMFMREGDNFLEDGESGGRMSNFTGMLPKEMKKQGATISKGHKNYELMLNLQLGIRHSVGRPAPLTSLDLKASAFDPKEKVWTKFPPEGTKYTPPHNSCDFRWKDYCPLVFRTLRKLFRVDPADYMLSICGNDALRELSSPGKSGSFFYLTNDDRYMIKTMKKSEVKVLIRMLPAYYNHVRAFENTLVTKFFGLHCVKLTGATQKKVRFVIMGNLFCTQYTIHRRFDLKGSSHGRTTAEGQIDETTTLKDLDLNFIFRLQKSWFQEFQRQVDRDCELLEQERIMDYSLLVGLHFIDANRDPLLSEGSSSGLRTPKGEPEVEFDADQLLSDPNRYASIKLGINMPARVEQTVRRSDCDSQLIGEPTGEFYDVIVFFGIIDILQDYDISKKLEHAYKSIQYDPTSISAVDPKQYSKRFRDFIYKIFTEDT; this is encoded by the exons ATGAAAAGAGAACAGCTTGGCGTAAAAGCTTGGGAAGCGACGGTCCGTAAAACACAGGCAGCCGCAAAGAAACGTGTTTCCGGTTTTTTCACTAGCACACCAGTTTCCCAGTCAGATGATGAAGAGGGAAATGGAACCCCCGTAACGAGTTCCAACAACGCATCCGATACTTACCATGCAGAGCGTTTCCTCTCCAATGGTGATTTCTACACGGGTCAATTATCCGATAATTACCCGCATGGAACAGGAAAGTATCTCTGGATCGATGGGTGCATGTATATGGGTGAATGGTTTCGAGGAAAAACCATGGGCAGAGGGAAATTCTCATGGCCTTCTGGTGCAACATATGAAGGTGAGTTCAAAACTGGATACATGGATGGTAAAGGTACTTATACAAGTCCTGCTGGAGATACGTATCGTGGCTCTTGGGTTATGAATCTAAAACATGGTCAAGGTACTAAACATTATTCGAATGGCGATCTTTATGATGGCGAGTGGCGCCGTGGTAGCCAAGATGGTAACGGCCGGTACCAATGGAAAGATGGTGCCCATTATGTGGGGAAATGGAAAAATGGTGCTATTTCAGGTACTGGCTCTTTCATCTGGAGTAATGGAAATCGTTACGATGGATCTTGGGATGAGGGAGTACCCAAAGGAAACGGAACGTATCGTTGGGCAGATGGAAGTTTTTATGTGGGTGTTTGGAGTAAAGATCCATCAGAACAAAGTGGGACTTTTTACCCATCTCCAACTGGTACTACTGATGGTGATCCTGACTGGGATCCTCAAGAACTTTATAACGAACTCAGTGATTACACTGTTTGTCCTACTGAAAAGATAACTATATTGCCATCACAGAAAGTTATTAATTGGTCTGCAACTGAAGTTGATTTGTTACAGAAACAAGGAGGTGGGTGGAGGGTATCCAAAGGGGGAGATTCAAGTGGTAACCCGAGAAGAAATTCGGTAGATGGAAGGGGGATGCCTAGTACTACTTCTGAAAGTCCCTATGGTAGAATGTCAGCATCTGACATCGAGCTTATAATGCGTAATAGTGTCGATGGGAGCTCTATGTTTATGAGAGAAGGTGATAATTTTCTCGAAGATGGAGAATCCGGGGGGCGGATGTCAAATTTTACAGGAATGCTTCCCAAGGAAATGAAAAAACAGGGTGCAACAATTTCCAAAGGACACAAGAATTACGAACTTATGCTCAATCTGCAATTGGGTATCAG GCATTCTGTTGGAAGACCAGCTCCCCTAACATCTCTTGATCTCAAGGCTTCGGCCTTTGATCCCAAAGAAAAAGTGTGGACTAAATTCCCACCTGAAGGAACCAAATATACTCCGCCGCACAATTCATGTGATTTCAGATGGAAAGACTACTGCCCATTAGTTTTCAG GACACTAAGGAAACTGTTCAGGGTGGATCCAGCCGATTACATGCTTTCAATATGTGGGAACGATGCTCTACGAGAGCTTTCGTCTCCTGGGAAAAGTGGAAGTTTCTTTTACCTGACAAATGATGACCGCTACATgataaagacaatgaagaaatcaGAAGTTAAA GTACTTATAAGGATGCTTCCTGCCTATTATAATCATGTCCGAGCATTCGAGAACACTTTAGTGACGAAGTTTTTTGGTTTACACTGTGTTAAGTTGACCGGTGCTACACAGAAGAAG GTACGCTTTGTCATAATGGGGAACCTATTCTGCACCCAGTACACAATTCACAGGCGCTTTGATTTGAAAGGTTCTTCTCATGGCCGAACTACAGCTGAAGGCCAGATTGATGAAACTACAACCCTTAAAGATCTTGATCTTAACTTTATATTTAGACTGCAGAAGTCATGGTTTCAAGAGTTTCAGAG GCAAGTGGATAGAGACTGCGAATTGCTTGAACAGGAAAGAATTATGGATTACAGTCTTTTAGTTGGTCTTCATTTCATAGATGCCAATCGGGATCCACTTCTGAGTGAGGGATCTTCTTCTGGACTTCGAACTCCCAAGg GTGAACCGGAGGTTGAATTCGATGCAGATCAGCTACTTTCGGATCCAAACCG GTATGCAAGTATCAAATTGGGTATTAACATGCCAGCACGAGTTGAACAGACGGTGAGAAGAAGCGATTGTGATTCTCAACTGATAGGAGAACCAACGGGAGAATTCTACGACGTGATTGTGTTCTTCGGGATCATCGACATTCTCCAAGATTACGACATCAGCAAGAAACTGGAGCATGCATACAAGTCTATCCAGTATGATCCAACTTCAATATCAGCTGTAGATCCAAAGCAATATTCAAAACGTTTCCGcgattttatttacaaaattttcaCTGAAGATACATGA
- the LOC113313370 gene encoding NADPH:quinone oxidoreductase-like produces MEAAVAKPMIKVAALCGSLRKASYHRGLINSAIQICNESIPGMKIEFINIEHLPFMNEDLEVNGTYPPVVEAFRQKILEADSVLFASPEYNYSVTAPMKNAIDWASRPQNVWADKPAATISTGGNAGGSRSQYHLRQIGVYIDLHFINNPEFSLNAYQKPIKFDEDGNLVDLESKEKLKEVFLSLKKFTHRLQDGK; encoded by the exons ATGGAAGCAGCAGTAGCTAAACCAATGATCAAAGTTGCAGCACTTTGTGGTTCTCTTCGCAAAGCTTCCTATCATCGCGGTCTCATTAATTCTG CTATTCAGATATGCAACGAATCAATACCTGGAATGAAAATCGAATTCATAAATATAGAGCATCTTCCTTTTATGAACGAAGATCTCGAGGTGAATGGTACTTATCCACCTGTCGTTGAAGCTTTTCGTCAGAAAATACTTGAAGCTGACAGCGTTTTGTTTGCATCTCCTGAGTACAATTACTCCGTCACTG CCCCTATGAAGAATGCGATTGACTGGGCATCTAGACCTCAAAATGTCTGGGCTGATAAACCCGCTGCTACAATAAGCACAGGTGGTAATGCTGGTGGGTCACGGTCACAATACCATTTGCGCCAAATTGGCGTCTACATCGATCTCCACTTTATTAACAACCCAGAATTTTCCTTAAATGCGTACCAAAAGCCGATAAAATTTGATGAAGATGGCAACTTAGTTGACCTTGAGTCCAAGGAAAAGCTAAAAGAGGTTTTTTTGTCACTCAAGAAATTCACTCATCGACTCCAAGATGGTAAGTAG